In one window of Rhinopithecus roxellana isolate Shanxi Qingling chromosome 15, ASM756505v1, whole genome shotgun sequence DNA:
- the SLC43A1 gene encoding large neutral amino acids transporter small subunit 3 isoform X3, whose product MAPTLQQAYRRRWWMACTAVLENLFFSAVLLGWGSLLIMLKNEGFYSSMCPAENRTNSTQDEQRRWPGCDRQDEMLNLGFTIGSFVLSATTLPLGILMDRFGPRPVRLVGSACFAASCTLMALASRDVEVLSPLIFLALSLNGFGGICLTFTSLTLPNMFGNLRSTLMALMIGSYASSAITFPGIKLIYDAGVAFVVIMFTWSGLACLIFLNCALNWPVEAFPAPEEVNYTKKIKLSGLALDHKVTGDRFYTHVTTVGQRLSQKAPSLEDGSDAFMSSQDVRGISENPPERSVPFRKSLCSPIFLWSLLTMGMTQLRIIFYMAAMNKMLEYLVTGGQEHEMNEQQQQKVAETVGFYSSIFGAMQLLCLLTCPLIGYIMDWRIKDCVDAPTQRTVFGDARDGVATKSIRPRYCKIQKLTNAINAFTLTNLLLVGFGVTCLINNLHLQVPIQPLWDADRPAVPHQCCVRLASAATFHGDGGTPERRALLGESGPPAILTPGIPVAFLPLLLPCPAPEGVHCQWHGPTEGA is encoded by the exons ATGGCCCCCACGCTGCAACAGGCATACCGGAGGCGCTGGTGGATGGCCTGTACGGCTGTGCTGGAGAACCTCTTCTTCTCTGCTGTACTCCTGGGCTGGGGCTCTCTGCTGATCATGCTGAAGAACGAGGGCTTCTATTCCAGCATGTGCCCAG CTGAGAACAGAACCAACAGCACCCAGGATGAGCAGCGCAGGTGGCCGGGCTGTGACCGGCAGGACGAGATGCTCAACCTGGGCTTCACCATCGGTTCCTTTGTGCTCAGCGCCACCACCCTGCCACTGGGGATCCTCATGGACCGCTTTGGCCCCCGACCCGTGCGGCTGGTTGGCAG CGCCTGCTTCGCTGCGTCCTGCACCCTCATGGCCCTGGCCTCCCGGGACGTGGAAG TTCTGTCTCCATTGATATTCCTGGCGCTGTCCCTGAATGGCTTTGGTGGCATCTGCCTAACGTTCACTTcactcacg TTGCCCAACATGTTTGGGAACCTGCGCTCCACATTAATGGCCCTCATGATTGGCTCTTATGCTTCTTCTGCCATCACATTCCCAGGAATCAAG CTGATCTACGATGCCGGTGTGGCCTTCGTGGTCATCATGTTCACCTGGTCTGGCCTGGCCTGCCTTATCTTTCTGAACTGCGCCCTCAACTGGCCCGTCGAAGCCTTTCCTGCCCCTGAGGAAGTCAATTACAC GAAGAAGATCAAGCTGAGTGGGCTGGCCCTGGACCACAAGGTGACAGGTGACCGCTTCTACACCCATGTGACCACCGTGGGccagaggctgagccagaaggCCCCCAGCCTGGAGGACGGGTCGGATGCCTTCATGTCATCCCAGGATGTTCGGGGCATCTCAGAAAACCCTCCTGAGA GGTCTGTCCCCTTCCGCAAGAGCCTCTGCTCCCCCATTTTCCTGTGGAGCCTCCTCACCATGGGCATGACCCAGCTGCGGATCATCTTCTACATGGCTGCCATGAACAAGATGCTGGAGTACCTTGTGACTGGAGGCCAGGAGCATG AGATGAAtgaacagcagcaacaaaaggTGGCAGAGACAG TTGGGTTCTACTCCTCCATCTTCGGGGCCATGCAGCTGTTGTGCCTTCTCACCTGCCCCCTCATTGGCTACATCATGGATTGGCGGATCAAGGACTGCGTGGACGCCCCAACTCAGCGCACTGTCTTCGGAGATGCCAG GGACGGGGTTGCTACCAAATCCATCAGACCGCGCTACTGCAAGATCCAAAAGCTCACCAATGCCATCAACGCCTTCACCCTGACCAACCTGCTGCTTGTGGGTTTTGGCGTCACCTGCCTCATCAACAACTTACACCTCCAG GTTCCCATCCAACCACTTTGGGACGCTGACAGGCCTGCAGTCCCTCATCAGTGCTGTGTTCGCCTTGCTTCAGCAGCCACTTTTCATGGCGATGGTGGGACCCCTGAAAGGAGAGCCCTTCTGG GTGAATCTGGGCCTCCTGCTATTCTCACTCCTGGGATTCCTGTTGCCTTCCTACCTCTTCTACTACCGTGCCCGGCTCCAGAAGGAGTACACTGCCAATGGCATGGGCCCACTGAAGGTGCTTAG
- the SLC43A1 gene encoding large neutral amino acids transporter small subunit 3 isoform X4, whose protein sequence is MAPTLQQAYRRRWWMACTAVLENLFFSAVLLGWGSLLIMLKNEGFYSSMCPAENRTNSTQDEQRRWPGCDRQDEMLNLGFTIGSFVLSATTLPLGILMDRFGPRPVRLVGSACFAASCTLMALASRDVEVLSPLIFLALSLNGFGGICLTFTSLTLPNMFGNLRSTLMALMIGSYASSAITFPGIKLIYDAGVAFVVIMFTWSGLACLIFLNCALNWPVEAFPAPEEVNYTKKIKLSGLALDHKVTGDRFYTHVTTVGQRLSQKAPSLEDGSDAFMSSQDVRGISENPPERSVPFRKSLCSPIFLWSLLTMGMTQLRIIFYMAAMNKMLEYLVTGGQEHEMNEQQQQKVAETVGFYSSIFGAMQLLCLLTCPLIGYIMDWRIKDCVDAPTQRTVFGDARDGVATKSIRPRYCKIQKLTNAINAFTLTNLLLVGFGVTCLINNLHLQVNLGLLLFSLLGFLLPSYLFYYRARLQKEYTANGMGPLKVLSGSEVTA, encoded by the exons ATGGCCCCCACGCTGCAACAGGCATACCGGAGGCGCTGGTGGATGGCCTGTACGGCTGTGCTGGAGAACCTCTTCTTCTCTGCTGTACTCCTGGGCTGGGGCTCTCTGCTGATCATGCTGAAGAACGAGGGCTTCTATTCCAGCATGTGCCCAG CTGAGAACAGAACCAACAGCACCCAGGATGAGCAGCGCAGGTGGCCGGGCTGTGACCGGCAGGACGAGATGCTCAACCTGGGCTTCACCATCGGTTCCTTTGTGCTCAGCGCCACCACCCTGCCACTGGGGATCCTCATGGACCGCTTTGGCCCCCGACCCGTGCGGCTGGTTGGCAG CGCCTGCTTCGCTGCGTCCTGCACCCTCATGGCCCTGGCCTCCCGGGACGTGGAAG TTCTGTCTCCATTGATATTCCTGGCGCTGTCCCTGAATGGCTTTGGTGGCATCTGCCTAACGTTCACTTcactcacg TTGCCCAACATGTTTGGGAACCTGCGCTCCACATTAATGGCCCTCATGATTGGCTCTTATGCTTCTTCTGCCATCACATTCCCAGGAATCAAG CTGATCTACGATGCCGGTGTGGCCTTCGTGGTCATCATGTTCACCTGGTCTGGCCTGGCCTGCCTTATCTTTCTGAACTGCGCCCTCAACTGGCCCGTCGAAGCCTTTCCTGCCCCTGAGGAAGTCAATTACAC GAAGAAGATCAAGCTGAGTGGGCTGGCCCTGGACCACAAGGTGACAGGTGACCGCTTCTACACCCATGTGACCACCGTGGGccagaggctgagccagaaggCCCCCAGCCTGGAGGACGGGTCGGATGCCTTCATGTCATCCCAGGATGTTCGGGGCATCTCAGAAAACCCTCCTGAGA GGTCTGTCCCCTTCCGCAAGAGCCTCTGCTCCCCCATTTTCCTGTGGAGCCTCCTCACCATGGGCATGACCCAGCTGCGGATCATCTTCTACATGGCTGCCATGAACAAGATGCTGGAGTACCTTGTGACTGGAGGCCAGGAGCATG AGATGAAtgaacagcagcaacaaaaggTGGCAGAGACAG TTGGGTTCTACTCCTCCATCTTCGGGGCCATGCAGCTGTTGTGCCTTCTCACCTGCCCCCTCATTGGCTACATCATGGATTGGCGGATCAAGGACTGCGTGGACGCCCCAACTCAGCGCACTGTCTTCGGAGATGCCAG GGACGGGGTTGCTACCAAATCCATCAGACCGCGCTACTGCAAGATCCAAAAGCTCACCAATGCCATCAACGCCTTCACCCTGACCAACCTGCTGCTTGTGGGTTTTGGCGTCACCTGCCTCATCAACAACTTACACCTCCAG GTGAATCTGGGCCTCCTGCTATTCTCACTCCTGGGATTCCTGTTGCCTTCCTACCTCTTCTACTACCGTGCCCGGCTCCAGAAGGAGTACACTGCCAATGGCATGGGCCCACTGAAGGTGCTTAGTGGCTCTGAGGTGACTGCATAG
- the SLC43A1 gene encoding large neutral amino acids transporter small subunit 3 isoform X1, producing MAPTLQQAYRRRWWMACTAVLENLFFSAVLLGWGSLLIMLKNEGFYSSMCPAENRTNSTQDEQRRWPGCDRQDEMLNLGFTIGSFVLSATTLPLGILMDRFGPRPVRLVGSACFAASCTLMALASRDVEVLSPLIFLALSLNGFGGICLTFTSLTLPNMFGNLRSTLMALMIGSYASSAITFPGIKLIYDAGVAFVVIMFTWSGLACLIFLNCALNWPVEAFPAPEEVNYTKKIKLSGLALDHKVTGDRFYTHVTTVGQRLSQKAPSLEDGSDAFMSSQDVRGISENPPERSVPFRKSLCSPIFLWSLLTMGMTQLRIIFYMAAMNKMLEYLVTGGQEHEMNEQQQQKVAETVGFYSSIFGAMQLLCLLTCPLIGYIMDWRIKDCVDAPTQRTVFGDARDGVATKSIRPRYCKIQKLTNAINAFTLTNLLLVGFGVTCLINNLHLQFVTFVLHTIVRGFFHSACGSLYAAVFPSNHFGTLTGLQSLISAVFALLQQPLFMAMVGPLKGEPFWVNLGLLLFSLLGFLLPSYLFYYRARLQKEYTANGMGPLKVLSGSEVTA from the exons ATGGCCCCCACGCTGCAACAGGCATACCGGAGGCGCTGGTGGATGGCCTGTACGGCTGTGCTGGAGAACCTCTTCTTCTCTGCTGTACTCCTGGGCTGGGGCTCTCTGCTGATCATGCTGAAGAACGAGGGCTTCTATTCCAGCATGTGCCCAG CTGAGAACAGAACCAACAGCACCCAGGATGAGCAGCGCAGGTGGCCGGGCTGTGACCGGCAGGACGAGATGCTCAACCTGGGCTTCACCATCGGTTCCTTTGTGCTCAGCGCCACCACCCTGCCACTGGGGATCCTCATGGACCGCTTTGGCCCCCGACCCGTGCGGCTGGTTGGCAG CGCCTGCTTCGCTGCGTCCTGCACCCTCATGGCCCTGGCCTCCCGGGACGTGGAAG TTCTGTCTCCATTGATATTCCTGGCGCTGTCCCTGAATGGCTTTGGTGGCATCTGCCTAACGTTCACTTcactcacg TTGCCCAACATGTTTGGGAACCTGCGCTCCACATTAATGGCCCTCATGATTGGCTCTTATGCTTCTTCTGCCATCACATTCCCAGGAATCAAG CTGATCTACGATGCCGGTGTGGCCTTCGTGGTCATCATGTTCACCTGGTCTGGCCTGGCCTGCCTTATCTTTCTGAACTGCGCCCTCAACTGGCCCGTCGAAGCCTTTCCTGCCCCTGAGGAAGTCAATTACAC GAAGAAGATCAAGCTGAGTGGGCTGGCCCTGGACCACAAGGTGACAGGTGACCGCTTCTACACCCATGTGACCACCGTGGGccagaggctgagccagaaggCCCCCAGCCTGGAGGACGGGTCGGATGCCTTCATGTCATCCCAGGATGTTCGGGGCATCTCAGAAAACCCTCCTGAGA GGTCTGTCCCCTTCCGCAAGAGCCTCTGCTCCCCCATTTTCCTGTGGAGCCTCCTCACCATGGGCATGACCCAGCTGCGGATCATCTTCTACATGGCTGCCATGAACAAGATGCTGGAGTACCTTGTGACTGGAGGCCAGGAGCATG AGATGAAtgaacagcagcaacaaaaggTGGCAGAGACAG TTGGGTTCTACTCCTCCATCTTCGGGGCCATGCAGCTGTTGTGCCTTCTCACCTGCCCCCTCATTGGCTACATCATGGATTGGCGGATCAAGGACTGCGTGGACGCCCCAACTCAGCGCACTGTCTTCGGAGATGCCAG GGACGGGGTTGCTACCAAATCCATCAGACCGCGCTACTGCAAGATCCAAAAGCTCACCAATGCCATCAACGCCTTCACCCTGACCAACCTGCTGCTTGTGGGTTTTGGCGTCACCTGCCTCATCAACAACTTACACCTCCAG tttgtGACCTTTGTTCTGCACACCATTGTTCGCGGTTTCTTCCACTCGGCCTGTGGGAGTCTCTATGCTGCAGT GTTCCCATCCAACCACTTTGGGACGCTGACAGGCCTGCAGTCCCTCATCAGTGCTGTGTTCGCCTTGCTTCAGCAGCCACTTTTCATGGCGATGGTGGGACCCCTGAAAGGAGAGCCCTTCTGG GTGAATCTGGGCCTCCTGCTATTCTCACTCCTGGGATTCCTGTTGCCTTCCTACCTCTTCTACTACCGTGCCCGGCTCCAGAAGGAGTACACTGCCAATGGCATGGGCCCACTGAAGGTGCTTAGTGGCTCTGAGGTGACTGCATAG
- the SLC43A1 gene encoding large neutral amino acids transporter small subunit 3 isoform X5: MRIPRPPGRSDWLAASMAPTLQQAYRRRWWMACTAVLENLFFSAVLLGWGSLLIMLKNEGFYSSMCPAENRTNSTQDEQRRWPGCDRQDEMLNLGFTIGSFVLSATTLPLGILMDRFGPRPVRLVGSACFAASCTLMALASRDVEVLSPLIFLALSLNGFGGICLTFTSLTLPNMFGNLRSTLMALMIGSYASSAITFPGIKLIYDAGVAFVVIMFTWSGLACLIFLNCALNWPVEAFPAPEEVNYTKKIKLSGLALDHKVTGDRFYTHVTTVGQRLSQKAPSLEDGSDAFMSSQDVRGISENPPERSVPFRKSLCSPIFLWSLLTMGMTQLRIIFYMAAMNKMLEYLVTGGQEHEMNEQQQQKVAETVGFYSSIFGAMQLLCLLTCPLIGYIMDWRIKDCVDAPTQRTVFGDARDGVATKSIRPRYCKIQKLTNAINAFTLTNLLLVGFGVTCLINNLHLQFVTFVLHTIVRGFFHSACGSLYAAVFPSNHFGTLTGLQSLISAVFALLQQPLFMAMVGPLKGEPFWVNLGLLLFSLLGFLLPSYLFYYRARLQKEYTANGMGPLKVLSGSEVTA; the protein is encoded by the exons atgagaatacCGAGACCCCCTGGAAGAAGTGACTG GCTCGCGGCCAGCATGGCCCCCACGCTGCAACAGGCATACCGGAGGCGCTGGTGGATGGCCTGTACGGCTGTGCTGGAGAACCTCTTCTTCTCTGCTGTACTCCTGGGCTGGGGCTCTCTGCTGATCATGCTGAAGAACGAGGGCTTCTATTCCAGCATGTGCCCAG CTGAGAACAGAACCAACAGCACCCAGGATGAGCAGCGCAGGTGGCCGGGCTGTGACCGGCAGGACGAGATGCTCAACCTGGGCTTCACCATCGGTTCCTTTGTGCTCAGCGCCACCACCCTGCCACTGGGGATCCTCATGGACCGCTTTGGCCCCCGACCCGTGCGGCTGGTTGGCAG CGCCTGCTTCGCTGCGTCCTGCACCCTCATGGCCCTGGCCTCCCGGGACGTGGAAG TTCTGTCTCCATTGATATTCCTGGCGCTGTCCCTGAATGGCTTTGGTGGCATCTGCCTAACGTTCACTTcactcacg TTGCCCAACATGTTTGGGAACCTGCGCTCCACATTAATGGCCCTCATGATTGGCTCTTATGCTTCTTCTGCCATCACATTCCCAGGAATCAAG CTGATCTACGATGCCGGTGTGGCCTTCGTGGTCATCATGTTCACCTGGTCTGGCCTGGCCTGCCTTATCTTTCTGAACTGCGCCCTCAACTGGCCCGTCGAAGCCTTTCCTGCCCCTGAGGAAGTCAATTACAC GAAGAAGATCAAGCTGAGTGGGCTGGCCCTGGACCACAAGGTGACAGGTGACCGCTTCTACACCCATGTGACCACCGTGGGccagaggctgagccagaaggCCCCCAGCCTGGAGGACGGGTCGGATGCCTTCATGTCATCCCAGGATGTTCGGGGCATCTCAGAAAACCCTCCTGAGA GGTCTGTCCCCTTCCGCAAGAGCCTCTGCTCCCCCATTTTCCTGTGGAGCCTCCTCACCATGGGCATGACCCAGCTGCGGATCATCTTCTACATGGCTGCCATGAACAAGATGCTGGAGTACCTTGTGACTGGAGGCCAGGAGCATG AGATGAAtgaacagcagcaacaaaaggTGGCAGAGACAG TTGGGTTCTACTCCTCCATCTTCGGGGCCATGCAGCTGTTGTGCCTTCTCACCTGCCCCCTCATTGGCTACATCATGGATTGGCGGATCAAGGACTGCGTGGACGCCCCAACTCAGCGCACTGTCTTCGGAGATGCCAG GGACGGGGTTGCTACCAAATCCATCAGACCGCGCTACTGCAAGATCCAAAAGCTCACCAATGCCATCAACGCCTTCACCCTGACCAACCTGCTGCTTGTGGGTTTTGGCGTCACCTGCCTCATCAACAACTTACACCTCCAG tttgtGACCTTTGTTCTGCACACCATTGTTCGCGGTTTCTTCCACTCGGCCTGTGGGAGTCTCTATGCTGCAGT GTTCCCATCCAACCACTTTGGGACGCTGACAGGCCTGCAGTCCCTCATCAGTGCTGTGTTCGCCTTGCTTCAGCAGCCACTTTTCATGGCGATGGTGGGACCCCTGAAAGGAGAGCCCTTCTGG GTGAATCTGGGCCTCCTGCTATTCTCACTCCTGGGATTCCTGTTGCCTTCCTACCTCTTCTACTACCGTGCCCGGCTCCAGAAGGAGTACACTGCCAATGGCATGGGCCCACTGAAGGTGCTTAGTGGCTCTGAGGTGACTGCATAG
- the SLC43A1 gene encoding large neutral amino acids transporter small subunit 3 isoform X2: MAPTLQQAYRRRWWMACTAVLENLFFSAVLLGWGSLLIMLKNEGFYSSMCPAENRTNSTQDEQRRWPGCDRQDEMLNLGFTIGSFVLSATTLPLGILMDRFGPRPVRLVGSACFAASCTLMALASRDVEVLSPLIFLALSLNGFGGICLTFTSLTLIYDAGVAFVVIMFTWSGLACLIFLNCALNWPVEAFPAPEEVNYTKKIKLSGLALDHKVTGDRFYTHVTTVGQRLSQKAPSLEDGSDAFMSSQDVRGISENPPERSVPFRKSLCSPIFLWSLLTMGMTQLRIIFYMAAMNKMLEYLVTGGQEHEMNEQQQQKVAETVGFYSSIFGAMQLLCLLTCPLIGYIMDWRIKDCVDAPTQRTVFGDARDGVATKSIRPRYCKIQKLTNAINAFTLTNLLLVGFGVTCLINNLHLQFVTFVLHTIVRGFFHSACGSLYAAVFPSNHFGTLTGLQSLISAVFALLQQPLFMAMVGPLKGEPFWVNLGLLLFSLLGFLLPSYLFYYRARLQKEYTANGMGPLKVLSGSEVTA; encoded by the exons ATGGCCCCCACGCTGCAACAGGCATACCGGAGGCGCTGGTGGATGGCCTGTACGGCTGTGCTGGAGAACCTCTTCTTCTCTGCTGTACTCCTGGGCTGGGGCTCTCTGCTGATCATGCTGAAGAACGAGGGCTTCTATTCCAGCATGTGCCCAG CTGAGAACAGAACCAACAGCACCCAGGATGAGCAGCGCAGGTGGCCGGGCTGTGACCGGCAGGACGAGATGCTCAACCTGGGCTTCACCATCGGTTCCTTTGTGCTCAGCGCCACCACCCTGCCACTGGGGATCCTCATGGACCGCTTTGGCCCCCGACCCGTGCGGCTGGTTGGCAG CGCCTGCTTCGCTGCGTCCTGCACCCTCATGGCCCTGGCCTCCCGGGACGTGGAAG TTCTGTCTCCATTGATATTCCTGGCGCTGTCCCTGAATGGCTTTGGTGGCATCTGCCTAACGTTCACTTcactcacg CTGATCTACGATGCCGGTGTGGCCTTCGTGGTCATCATGTTCACCTGGTCTGGCCTGGCCTGCCTTATCTTTCTGAACTGCGCCCTCAACTGGCCCGTCGAAGCCTTTCCTGCCCCTGAGGAAGTCAATTACAC GAAGAAGATCAAGCTGAGTGGGCTGGCCCTGGACCACAAGGTGACAGGTGACCGCTTCTACACCCATGTGACCACCGTGGGccagaggctgagccagaaggCCCCCAGCCTGGAGGACGGGTCGGATGCCTTCATGTCATCCCAGGATGTTCGGGGCATCTCAGAAAACCCTCCTGAGA GGTCTGTCCCCTTCCGCAAGAGCCTCTGCTCCCCCATTTTCCTGTGGAGCCTCCTCACCATGGGCATGACCCAGCTGCGGATCATCTTCTACATGGCTGCCATGAACAAGATGCTGGAGTACCTTGTGACTGGAGGCCAGGAGCATG AGATGAAtgaacagcagcaacaaaaggTGGCAGAGACAG TTGGGTTCTACTCCTCCATCTTCGGGGCCATGCAGCTGTTGTGCCTTCTCACCTGCCCCCTCATTGGCTACATCATGGATTGGCGGATCAAGGACTGCGTGGACGCCCCAACTCAGCGCACTGTCTTCGGAGATGCCAG GGACGGGGTTGCTACCAAATCCATCAGACCGCGCTACTGCAAGATCCAAAAGCTCACCAATGCCATCAACGCCTTCACCCTGACCAACCTGCTGCTTGTGGGTTTTGGCGTCACCTGCCTCATCAACAACTTACACCTCCAG tttgtGACCTTTGTTCTGCACACCATTGTTCGCGGTTTCTTCCACTCGGCCTGTGGGAGTCTCTATGCTGCAGT GTTCCCATCCAACCACTTTGGGACGCTGACAGGCCTGCAGTCCCTCATCAGTGCTGTGTTCGCCTTGCTTCAGCAGCCACTTTTCATGGCGATGGTGGGACCCCTGAAAGGAGAGCCCTTCTGG GTGAATCTGGGCCTCCTGCTATTCTCACTCCTGGGATTCCTGTTGCCTTCCTACCTCTTCTACTACCGTGCCCGGCTCCAGAAGGAGTACACTGCCAATGGCATGGGCCCACTGAAGGTGCTTAGTGGCTCTGAGGTGACTGCATAG
- the SLC43A1 gene encoding large neutral amino acids transporter small subunit 3 isoform X6, translating to MAPTLQQAYRRRWWMACTAVLENLFFSAVLLGWGSLLIMLKNEGFYSSMCPAENRTNSTQDEQRRWPGCDRQDEMLNLGFTIGSFVLSATTLPLGILMDRFGPRPVRLVGSACFAASCTLMALASRDVEVLSPLIFLALSLNGFGGICLTFTSLTLPNMFGNLRSTLMALMIGSYASSAITFPGIKLIYDAGVAFVVIMFTWSGLACLIFLNCALNWPVEAFPAPEEVNYTKKIKLSGLALDHKVTGDRFYTHVTTVGQRLSQKAPSLEDGSDAFMSSQDVRGISENPPERSVPFRKSLCSPIFLWSLLTMGMTQLRIIFYMAAMNKMLEYLVTGGQEHEMNEQQQQKVAETVGFYSSIFGAMQLLCLLTCPLIGYIMDWRIKDCVDAPTQRTVFGDARDGVATKSIRPRYCKIQKLTNAINAFTLTNLLLVGFGVTCLINNLHLQFVTFVLHTIVRGFFHSACGSLYAAV from the exons ATGGCCCCCACGCTGCAACAGGCATACCGGAGGCGCTGGTGGATGGCCTGTACGGCTGTGCTGGAGAACCTCTTCTTCTCTGCTGTACTCCTGGGCTGGGGCTCTCTGCTGATCATGCTGAAGAACGAGGGCTTCTATTCCAGCATGTGCCCAG CTGAGAACAGAACCAACAGCACCCAGGATGAGCAGCGCAGGTGGCCGGGCTGTGACCGGCAGGACGAGATGCTCAACCTGGGCTTCACCATCGGTTCCTTTGTGCTCAGCGCCACCACCCTGCCACTGGGGATCCTCATGGACCGCTTTGGCCCCCGACCCGTGCGGCTGGTTGGCAG CGCCTGCTTCGCTGCGTCCTGCACCCTCATGGCCCTGGCCTCCCGGGACGTGGAAG TTCTGTCTCCATTGATATTCCTGGCGCTGTCCCTGAATGGCTTTGGTGGCATCTGCCTAACGTTCACTTcactcacg TTGCCCAACATGTTTGGGAACCTGCGCTCCACATTAATGGCCCTCATGATTGGCTCTTATGCTTCTTCTGCCATCACATTCCCAGGAATCAAG CTGATCTACGATGCCGGTGTGGCCTTCGTGGTCATCATGTTCACCTGGTCTGGCCTGGCCTGCCTTATCTTTCTGAACTGCGCCCTCAACTGGCCCGTCGAAGCCTTTCCTGCCCCTGAGGAAGTCAATTACAC GAAGAAGATCAAGCTGAGTGGGCTGGCCCTGGACCACAAGGTGACAGGTGACCGCTTCTACACCCATGTGACCACCGTGGGccagaggctgagccagaaggCCCCCAGCCTGGAGGACGGGTCGGATGCCTTCATGTCATCCCAGGATGTTCGGGGCATCTCAGAAAACCCTCCTGAGA GGTCTGTCCCCTTCCGCAAGAGCCTCTGCTCCCCCATTTTCCTGTGGAGCCTCCTCACCATGGGCATGACCCAGCTGCGGATCATCTTCTACATGGCTGCCATGAACAAGATGCTGGAGTACCTTGTGACTGGAGGCCAGGAGCATG AGATGAAtgaacagcagcaacaaaaggTGGCAGAGACAG TTGGGTTCTACTCCTCCATCTTCGGGGCCATGCAGCTGTTGTGCCTTCTCACCTGCCCCCTCATTGGCTACATCATGGATTGGCGGATCAAGGACTGCGTGGACGCCCCAACTCAGCGCACTGTCTTCGGAGATGCCAG GGACGGGGTTGCTACCAAATCCATCAGACCGCGCTACTGCAAGATCCAAAAGCTCACCAATGCCATCAACGCCTTCACCCTGACCAACCTGCTGCTTGTGGGTTTTGGCGTCACCTGCCTCATCAACAACTTACACCTCCAG tttgtGACCTTTGTTCTGCACACCATTGTTCGCGGTTTCTTCCACTCGGCCTGTGGGAGTCTCTATGCTGCAGT GTGA